The Cystobacter fuscus DSM 2262 genomic interval GCCAGCGTGTGCGAGAGCTGGGCCTCGGGCACCTGGTCCATGGCCGCGGACATCTACAAGATCGGCGAGGACGTCTGGACGCCGGGGACCGAGGGGGATGCGGTCCGCTACATGGACGACCCGGCCAAGGACGGCGCCTCGGCCGATTACTGGGCCAGCGGCGTGGGCATCATCGACGTGCACTACAGCTCGGGCATCGGCAACCTGGCCTATGCGCTCTTGTCCAAGGGAGGCACGCATCCGCGCGGCAAGAGCACCAAGGTGGTGACGGGCATTGGCGTGGAGAAGGCGGGCCGCATCTTCTACAAGGCCAACACGGATTACTTCACGACCTACACGCTCTACGCCCAGGCGAAGACCTACACCGAACAAGCCGCGAGGGCGCTCGGCTACACCTCGGCCGAGGTCGCCTCCGTGTCGACGGCCTGGCAGGCGGTGGGCGTGGGCGTCTCCGCGGCCAGGTAGCGCGCGACGAGGGCGCCCTGGGCGCCCTCGTGCGTCACCTCACGGCAGCAGCTGGATGTCGTCGAGGTAGAGCGTGCCCTGGTCCTTGCCGGACTGAGCCTGGAAGTAGAGCTCCTGGAGCAGCCGGCTGCTCGCGCCCAGGGAAGCGAGCGGGATGAGGACCTGCTCCCAGACGCCCGGCTTGATGGCGTGGCCCAACGCCACGTCGAAGCGCATGCCCCCCAATTCGGTCGAGCCATCCTCCTTGAGCAGCACCCGCACGACCTGTCCGCCCGTGGTGCCTCCATGCACCCAGAACGACAGGGTCTTGTAGAGGCTCAGGTCCACCCGCGTGGTGGTGTTGAAGAGGAGGGCCTTCCAGGCATCCGGCTCGAAGGAGATGGCCGACGCGCCCGAGTGGACGGGATGGGTCGCGGCCAGGTCGCGCGTGGCCCAGCTCCGGTCCTTGAACGTGGTGTGGAGGCTGTCCGCGTAGAGGGTGAAGGCGGGCGTCGGCGGCGGCTCCGTGGGAGGAGTCGTGGGCGGCGGCGTGCTGGAGCGCAGCAGCCGGATGTCGTCGAAGTACACCGTGCTCTGGGTCGTGCCCGTGTCGTCCTGGAGGTAGAGGTCCCGCACGGTGCTCGTGGAGGACACGCCGAGGGAACTCAACGGGACGAGGACCTGCTGCCAGGTGCCCGCCTGGATGGCGTGGCCCATCACCGTATCCAGCCGCACCGAGCCGAGCCGCTGCGAGCCATCGTAGGCCAGCAGCCGCACGCCCTGCCCGCCCGCGGTGCCACCATGCACCCACAGCTCGAGGGACGTGTACTGGGACGCGGGGAGCCCCGAGACGTGGTGGAGATAGACGGCGTTCCAATTGTTGAACTCGGCGGAAAGGGACGCCAGGCCCGTACGCACCACGGTGCGGTTGTCGAGGTCGTGCGGGGTGTAGCTCCTGTCCGAGAAGCCATCGCCCAGGGCATCGGCATAGACGGACGTATCGCCCGAGGCGTCGCCCGTCGACCCCTCCATGCGTGCCCGGCCCTCGGAGACGGTGACGATGTCCACGTTCCTCGCCTTGAGGGCATCGAGGATGGCCGCGAAGTCGGTGGCGCCATACTCCGTGGATGAGCTCGCCGTGCCGGTCACGATCTGGTGGAAGGCGAGGATGAGCCAACTGCCGTCAGCGGCGGCGGCGTCGATCCACGAGCGCACCGTGTCCACCGTGACGCCCGTGTGCACGTCATACGAGCGCAATTGCAGGATGTTCGAGTCCTTGAAGTTCTGGCCGCCGTTCACCGTGCGGTGGCTGGCGTAGTACTTCGAGATCGTGCTCAGCACGCTCGGGTTGTAGGCGCCGTAGGGCGAGGCGAACGAGGGCACCGAGGGCAGTCCGAACTGCGACTTCAACCAGGCCTGCGAGTCGCTCAGCTCGATCTCCAGGGCATTGGGGGTCAGGGTGGTGAGATCCGGGTGGGTGATCGTATGGGAGCCAATCTCATGACCCTCGGTGATGAGCGTCTGCACTTGCGGCACGGTCATGTATCCCGAGAACCCGCCGCGGATGTTCTGGGTGATGAGGAAGTAGGTGGCGGGAATGCCGCGGGCGTTGAGGGCCGGGCGCGCCGTCGTGTACTGCGAGCTCAGGCCGTCATCCAGCGTGATGCTCACC includes:
- a CDS encoding polysaccharide deacetylase family protein; its protein translation is MRGRLVVRGMPWGLVMALLVGMGPAWGSTPFQRGMVSITLDDGLSSQYTTARPALNARGIPATYFLITQNIRGGFSGYMTVPQVQTLITEGHEIGSHTITHPDLTTLTPNALEIELSDSQAWLKSQFGLPSVPSFASPYGAYNPSVLSTISKYYASHRTVNGGQNFKDSNILQLRSYDVHTGVTVDTVRSWIDAAAADGSWLILAFHQIVTGTASSSTEYGATDFAAILDALKARNVDIVTVSEGRARMEGSTGDASGDTSVYADALGDGFSDRSYTPHDLDNRTVVRTGLASLSAEFNNWNAVYLHHVSGLPASQYTSLELWVHGGTAGGQGVRLLAYDGSQRLGSVRLDTVMGHAIQAGTWQQVLVPLSSLGVSSTSTVRDLYLQDDTGTTQSTVYFDDIRLLRSSTPPPTTPPTEPPPTPAFTLYADSLHTTFKDRSWATRDLAATHPVHSGASAISFEPDAWKALLFNTTTRVDLSLYKTLSFWVHGGTTGGQVVRVLLKEDGSTELGGMRFDVALGHAIKPGVWEQVLIPLASLGASSRLLQELYFQAQSGKDQGTLYLDDIQLLP